A section of the Trachemys scripta elegans isolate TJP31775 chromosome 10, CAS_Tse_1.0, whole genome shotgun sequence genome encodes:
- the LOC117884326 gene encoding myeloid-associated differentiation marker-like: MPVVEVNFRSLITPVGIVRLFEIFLSCTAFSLVADSSHFQGTYGAWCMFTWCFCFVVSVLIVVLELFSFSEKLPLSWDDFTSAFAMLAALMIFTSSIMYPSTFLTGTCSVGKCAYQAAATAMSCICFIAYAIEVGLTRARPGDISSFLATVPGLLKVFEAYVACLIFSLVSDPKTYKIEPGQQWCIAVYSICFIVTLLIIILTIGRCLTYIPFPLEKVLVGYNALAVLLYLTAAIIWPVFNFRGNPRPSSCDSSCPWNRLLGVTFLTFFNLIAYIVDLVYSSRMVFVTRTA, translated from the coding sequence ATGCCAGTCGTCGAGGTGAATTTCCGCTCCTTGATCACCCCTGTGGGGATTGTCCGGTTATTTGAGATCTTCCTGTCCTGCACGGCCTTCAGTCTGGTGGCTGATTCCTCCCACTTCCAAGGAACCTATGGGGCCTGGTGCATGTTCACCTGGTGCTTCTGCTTCGTGGTGTCTGTTCTGATCGTGGTGCTGGAGCTGTTTAGCTTTTCTGAGAAGCTGCCACTGTCCTGGGATGACTTCACCAGTGCCTTCGCCATGCTGGCAGCGCTCATGATCTTCACCTCCTCCATCATGTATCCTTCCACCTTCCTCACCGGCACTTGCTCTGTCGGAAAATGTGCTTATCAGGCAGCAGCTACAGCCATGTCCTGCATCTGCTTCATTGCTTATGCCATCGAGGTTGGACTGACGCGAGCCAGGCCTGGAGATATCAGCAGCTTCCTCGCCACTGTCCCTGGCCTCTTGAAGGTATTTGAAGCCTATGTGGCTTGTCTTATCTTCTCCTTGGTGAGTGACCCCAAGACATATAAAATTGAACCCGGCCAGCAATGGTGCATAGCCGTCTACAGCATCTGCTTCATTGTCACACTGCTCATCATCATCCTCACCATTGGCCGATGTCTCACCTACATACCCTTCCCTTTGGAGAAAGTCCTGGTGGGTTACAATGCCTTGGCTGTGCTCCTGTACCTGACGGCTGCCATCATCTGGCCCGTCTTCAACTTCAGAGGGAACCCCAGACCCAGTTCATGTGACAGTAGTTGCCCATGGAACAGACTTCTGGGCGTGACCTTCCTCACCTTCTTCAACCTCATCGCCTACATCGTTGACCTGGTGTACTCCTCCAGGATGGTCTTCGTGACCAGGACAGCCTAA